The Halobacillus amylolyticus nucleotide sequence CACAGGGAATTCAATCGTCTTAATTGCAGACCAAGACCGCGATTTCGATTTTAATTCTTTTGCGGATATCAAGCTTTCTGGTCAGGAACAACTGGCCTTAGGTGATCCAGCAAGTGTCCCAGCTGGCATGTACGCGAAAGAAACCTTACAATCTGTGAAAAAATGGGGCAGTCTGAAAGATCAGATGGTCTATGCGCGAAATGTACGACAAGTACTTACATATGTAGAATCAGGTAATGCAGCACTAGGTATTGTTTATGCAAGTGATGCCCTAATATCTGATCAAATAAAAGTATTAGCAAAAGCAGAAGCAAGCATGCACCGCCCTATCATTTACCCAGCAGCCGTCACAGCAGATAGCTCGGCTAAGGTAGAAGCTAAAAAATTTCTAGATTATTTAAATACGGAAGAAGCTCAAAACATTTTACAATCATACGGTTTTGAGAAATAACGGAGAATGGAAGGAATCATCATGAGTAACTCCCCCCTCTTTTTATCATTAAAGATTGCTACAATCGCAACATTGGTTGTTTTTATACTAGGCATTGTTTTCGCCCGTCTGATCACAAGAAAAAAATTTCCTGGGAAAAGTATTGTTGAGTCCGTGATTTTGCTCCCGCTTGTCCTTCCGCCTACCGTTGTTGGGTTTGGCCTTCTTTATCTATTTGGGAAAAATGGACCGTTAGGCGAATTTTTACTTCAATCCTTTAACATCCAGGTCGTTTTTTCTTGGATCGGTGCTGTTATTGCAGCAATCGTGGTATCATTCCCATTAATGTATCAAAGCGCATCTGCAGCTTTCCAAAACTATGATCAAAATATTGAGAATGCAGCGCTAACCATGGGTGCCTCCAAGTGGAAGGTCTTCTTCACCATTTCTTTCCCGTTAGCTTGGCCCGGGCTTTTGGCAGGCTTAGTCCTTACTTTCGCACGTGCTCTTGGTGAATTTGGTGCCACACTTATGATAGCTGGCTATATCCCAGGGGAAACCAACACAATTCCTCTAGCTATCTACTTTGCGGTGGAAGCAGGTAGAATGGAGCAAGCTCGCTTTTGGGTACTAATTATTGTTGCTCTTGGGTTCAGTTCAATACTCTGGCTGAATTGGTGGAGCAAGCGAAATATTTTAAAGTTTAACCAATAAATGGAGGCACCTTTATGCTATCGGTAACGATGAAGAAAAAACTGGCCAACTTTACTCTCGATGTATCCTTACAGGTGCGTAATGAGACCGTCGTTTTGTTTGGCCCATCTGGCTCCGGCAAAACCACTATCCTCAACTGTATCGCTGGACTAACTCACCCCGATGAAGGGAAAATAAAGCTTAATGATCAGACACTTTTTCATACGAAAAGTAAACCTATTCCCGTGCGAAAGCGTAAAATTGGCTACTTGTTCCAGGATTATGCCCTCTTTCCGCACATGACTGTTTATAAGAATATTACATATGGCGCAACTGACCCAGAGCTCGTTAATAAACTTGCAGATGTTGTCGGCATAAAACATTTGCTTAATAAATACCCACGACAAATATCCGGAGGCGAAAAACAACGGACAGCACTAGCACGTGCATTAGCTACCCAGCCTAATCTTCTCCTTCTAGATGAACCATTCTCATCACTTGATCAAGAGACAAAAGAACAATGTCACCAGGAGCTCTTACGCCTTCGTGAATTATGGCAAATTCCAATTATCCTAGTCACACATGATAAGGAAGAGGCAAGAAAATTAGCTGACCGAATCTTGCCTATAAAAGGCGGCCGCCTCTCTTTTCACACAAATGAATAGAAGTTGTTCCTGTCTATCAATTGGATGTATGGTTGAAACACTTGGAATTATTAGGTAGAATCCATTATGTGAAACCCATTTCTTATTTCCTGTCATATTCGCACTGGTTGTAGGGAGGTTTTTAAAACGATGAAAAAGACCCCTAAGTATGTAAAGTATGGCTTGCGCTTACTCCTTATCGCTTTCCTATCAGCGATGATTGTAACAGGATTAATTATCGCCTATTTGTTTATTGCTGACATATTTTACGAAGAGCAAAGTAATCAGCCGATAATTAGGACAGTTCAGAGCAAGGCATTGCCGTTAACGACTTTCTAATAGGATTAAGTTTTGAAAAGTGAAAGATACTCTCTTGGCTCTGAAAATAAATGAACCCGGAGCAAACTCCGGGTTCTACTTATTTACACTACGCGGACATACGTCTCATTAGCTGTTACATAATAAACTGCCCCTTTTGAATTTTCTACCTTATATTGAGGGAAACCATCTACGATCACTCGGTCCAGAATGTTTGGAAAGCCATAACCATACTGCAAATATCCAGCAACGGCTGAATCTGACCAAGAAGGTTGATTATAAAAACGCAAATCCCCTTGATAGATCGATTCTACTCTTCGACCAATATACCCGGGAACATAGTTGACCCCAAAGTAATCACAAATCCCCTTAGCATGTTCGATCGCGACTTCTCTTTGAAACTCTGGATCAATCATTAAAAGCGCCTCATCAGGATGATCCATAAAGCCATTTTCAGTTAGCACAGCAATCATAGCCGTTTCACGCAATACGTGAAAGTTTGCCTCTTTTACTCCACGAAAGTCTTGTTGAGTACCTTCTCTCAAATACTTTGCAATATTATTCGCTAATACCCCTGCCTGGCGGTTTAGGTGGCCAGGGTAAACGTAAAGTTCAATTCCACTTGGGTTTGAACCCTCAAAGCTCCCGTCAAACGCATTATAATGAACAGAAATATAAGCAGCTGCCCCTGCGTCATTGGCACGGCTTGTCCTAGCTGAAAGTGACGTATCATCGTCCGTAGGAGCCACTAACAGTGTATCAAAGCCACTTCGTTGTAACTCCTCATCTAAGAACGATACAACAGCCTGATTAAATTCATTCTCTTTAATTGAGCGCCCTAGACTATCAATATAGGGAGTGCGTTTCCCTGGTGTTTCCATGCCATGTCCATCATCAAGTGCGATTAAATTAGCCATATTAAGAATCTCTCCTTTTAAGATATATTCCAAAAATTTTAGGAACGGACTACCGTATGAACAATGTCATTCATACAACCATGGTTTTGCGCGTAACGCGTAACGCTTAATTGTTATTATAATTACACGTATTGTGTAAGTCAACCCGTTTATAAACATTTCGCACAATATATTTCACGAAACGTGGAATTAGTAGTATAATATTAATAGATTAAAATAAGATGATATGAGGATGAATGGTATGGGTTCATTAGGTGGAAGATTAAGAAAAGCCCGTGAAAACAAAGGTTGGTCACAAACTCTAGTCTGTGAAAAATTAGGGATCTCAAATTCGAGGCTATCAGGTTACGAAAGAAATTACAGAGAACCAGACACAAAGATGCTATCAACACTTGCCACACTCTACGCTGTATCCATTGACTGGCTGATGGGAATGACAGAAGAGTCAGCAAGAGGAGAATCAGAAAATGAGTTTGAGTCATTTATTAGTGATCCCGATCTACAGCGCTGGTATGCTGATCTCCCTAAATCAAGTGAAGAGGATTTAAAAAAACTAAGAAAGATGTGGGAAATTAT carries:
- a CDS encoding N-acetylmuramoyl-L-alanine amidase family protein, whose amino-acid sequence is MANLIALDDGHGMETPGKRTPYIDSLGRSIKENEFNQAVVSFLDEELQRSGFDTLLVAPTDDDTSLSARTSRANDAGAAAYISVHYNAFDGSFEGSNPSGIELYVYPGHLNRQAGVLANNIAKYLREGTQQDFRGVKEANFHVLRETAMIAVLTENGFMDHPDEALLMIDPEFQREVAIEHAKGICDYFGVNYVPGYIGRRVESIYQGDLRFYNQPSWSDSAVAGYLQYGYGFPNILDRVIVDGFPQYKVENSKGAVYYVTANETYVRVV
- the modA gene encoding molybdate ABC transporter substrate-binding protein, which encodes MHKKATILIIGLVLLFLAGCSDPSNEESSTKKLTISAASSLTEAMQEIKESYESRHSEISLTLNFAGSGKLSQQIQQGAPVDVFLSANQQWMDTLEQEQLILKETRMNFTGNSIVLIADQDRDFDFNSFADIKLSGQEQLALGDPASVPAGMYAKETLQSVKKWGSLKDQMVYARNVRQVLTYVESGNAALGIVYASDALISDQIKVLAKAEASMHRPIIYPAAVTADSSAKVEAKKFLDYLNTEEAQNILQSYGFEK
- the modB gene encoding molybdate ABC transporter permease subunit, which encodes MSNSPLFLSLKIATIATLVVFILGIVFARLITRKKFPGKSIVESVILLPLVLPPTVVGFGLLYLFGKNGPLGEFLLQSFNIQVVFSWIGAVIAAIVVSFPLMYQSASAAFQNYDQNIENAALTMGASKWKVFFTISFPLAWPGLLAGLVLTFARALGEFGATLMIAGYIPGETNTIPLAIYFAVEAGRMEQARFWVLIIVALGFSSILWLNWWSKRNILKFNQ
- a CDS encoding ATP-binding cassette domain-containing protein; the encoded protein is MLSVTMKKKLANFTLDVSLQVRNETVVLFGPSGSGKTTILNCIAGLTHPDEGKIKLNDQTLFHTKSKPIPVRKRKIGYLFQDYALFPHMTVYKNITYGATDPELVNKLADVVGIKHLLNKYPRQISGGEKQRTALARALATQPNLLLLDEPFSSLDQETKEQCHQELLRLRELWQIPIILVTHDKEEARKLADRILPIKGGRLSFHTNE
- a CDS encoding helix-turn-helix domain-containing protein; this encodes MGSLGGRLRKARENKGWSQTLVCEKLGISNSRLSGYERNYREPDTKMLSTLATLYAVSIDWLMGMTEESARGESENEFESFISDPDLQRWYADLPKSSEEDLKKLRKMWEIIKSE